In one Chelmon rostratus isolate fCheRos1 chromosome 7, fCheRos1.pri, whole genome shotgun sequence genomic region, the following are encoded:
- the LOC121608941 gene encoding porphobilinogen deaminase-like isoform X2, whose protein sequence is MSGEASSPDGNGKVSRVIRIGTRKSQLARIQTDSIADKLKELYPDIHLEIIGMSTTGDKILDTALSKIGEKSLFTKELENALERNEVDLVVHSLKDLPTTLPPGFTIGAVLKRENPHDAVVLHPKNVGKTLDTLPENSVIGTSSLRRAAQLKKRFPHLDFKDIRGNLNTRLKKLDEKDDFAAIILAAAGLKRMGWETRIGQVLGPEDCMYAVGQGALAVEVRARDADILEMVSVLHDPDTVLRCIAERAFLRQLEGGCSVPVAVHTEVKDSQLYLTGAVYSLDGSDSLKDTMQTNIAAADKSQEKVDERVQRVGVTASKISDEAQDRAERLGVDLADLLLSKGAKEILTVARQLNDAR, encoded by the exons ATGTCGGGGGAAGCGAGTTCTCCG GATGGGAATGGCAAGGTCAGTCGGGTCATCCGGATCGGAACCCGCAAGAGTCAG TTGGCTCGCATCCAGACTGACAGCATAGCGGACAAGTTGAAAGAACTGTACCCGGACATCCACCTGGAAATAA TTGGCATGTCAACGACTGGAGACAAAATCCTCGACACGGCTTTATCAAAG ATTGGAGAGAAGAGTTTGTTCACCAAAGAGCTGGAGAATGCTCTGGAGAGGAACGA GGTCGACCTGGTCGTCCACTCGCTGAAAGACCTTCCCACCACTCTGCCTCCAGGATTCACCATCGGGGCTGTGCTGAA GAGAGAAAACCCCCATGATGCAGTGGTCCTGCACCCAAAAAATGTCGGGAAAACTCTTGACACTCTGCCAGAAAACAG tgtGATTGGCACCAGCTCACTGCGCCGTGCTGCTCAGCTGAAGAAGCGATTCCCCCACCTGGATTTCAAAGATATT CGTGGAAACCTGAACACGCGTTTGAAGAAGCTGGATGAGAAGGACGACTTTGCTGCCATCATACTGGCTGCTGCCGGCCTCAAGAGGATGGGCTGGGAGACGCGGATCGGCCAG GTCCTGGGGCCTGAAGACTGCATGTACGCTGTTGGACAG ggggCTCTAGCTGTGGAGGTTCGGGCCAGAGATGCAGACATTCTGGAGATGGTGTCTGTCCTCCATGACCCTGACACTGTGCTGCGCTGCATAGCTGAGAGGGCCTTCCTCAGACAACTG GAGGGCGGCTGCAGCGTTCCAGTGGCTGTGCACACTGAGGTGAAGGACTCGCAG CTCTACCTGACTGGAGCTGTGTACAGCCTGGATGGATCAGACAGTCTGAAGGACACCATGCAGACCAacattgctgctgctgacaaG agccAAGAGAAGGTGGACGAGCGGGTCCAGCGAGTGGGTGTCACAGCCAGCAAGATCTCGGATGAAGCCCAGGACCGGGCCGAGCGCCTCGGCGTCGACCTGGCCGACTTACTGCTCAGCAAAGGGGCCAAGGAGATCCTGACGGTGGCCAGGCAGCTCAACGACGCCAGATAA
- the LOC121608941 gene encoding porphobilinogen deaminase-like isoform X1 — protein sequence MEEGPYQYIRDGNGKVSRVIRIGTRKSQLARIQTDSIADKLKELYPDIHLEIIGMSTTGDKILDTALSKIGEKSLFTKELENALERNEVDLVVHSLKDLPTTLPPGFTIGAVLKRENPHDAVVLHPKNVGKTLDTLPENSVIGTSSLRRAAQLKKRFPHLDFKDIRGNLNTRLKKLDEKDDFAAIILAAAGLKRMGWETRIGQVLGPEDCMYAVGQGALAVEVRARDADILEMVSVLHDPDTVLRCIAERAFLRQLEGGCSVPVAVHTEVKDSQLYLTGAVYSLDGSDSLKDTMQTNIAAADKSQEKVDERVQRVGVTASKISDEAQDRAERLGVDLADLLLSKGAKEILTVARQLNDAR from the exons ATGGAGGAAGGACCTTACCAGTACATCAGG GATGGGAATGGCAAGGTCAGTCGGGTCATCCGGATCGGAACCCGCAAGAGTCAG TTGGCTCGCATCCAGACTGACAGCATAGCGGACAAGTTGAAAGAACTGTACCCGGACATCCACCTGGAAATAA TTGGCATGTCAACGACTGGAGACAAAATCCTCGACACGGCTTTATCAAAG ATTGGAGAGAAGAGTTTGTTCACCAAAGAGCTGGAGAATGCTCTGGAGAGGAACGA GGTCGACCTGGTCGTCCACTCGCTGAAAGACCTTCCCACCACTCTGCCTCCAGGATTCACCATCGGGGCTGTGCTGAA GAGAGAAAACCCCCATGATGCAGTGGTCCTGCACCCAAAAAATGTCGGGAAAACTCTTGACACTCTGCCAGAAAACAG tgtGATTGGCACCAGCTCACTGCGCCGTGCTGCTCAGCTGAAGAAGCGATTCCCCCACCTGGATTTCAAAGATATT CGTGGAAACCTGAACACGCGTTTGAAGAAGCTGGATGAGAAGGACGACTTTGCTGCCATCATACTGGCTGCTGCCGGCCTCAAGAGGATGGGCTGGGAGACGCGGATCGGCCAG GTCCTGGGGCCTGAAGACTGCATGTACGCTGTTGGACAG ggggCTCTAGCTGTGGAGGTTCGGGCCAGAGATGCAGACATTCTGGAGATGGTGTCTGTCCTCCATGACCCTGACACTGTGCTGCGCTGCATAGCTGAGAGGGCCTTCCTCAGACAACTG GAGGGCGGCTGCAGCGTTCCAGTGGCTGTGCACACTGAGGTGAAGGACTCGCAG CTCTACCTGACTGGAGCTGTGTACAGCCTGGATGGATCAGACAGTCTGAAGGACACCATGCAGACCAacattgctgctgctgacaaG agccAAGAGAAGGTGGACGAGCGGGTCCAGCGAGTGGGTGTCACAGCCAGCAAGATCTCGGATGAAGCCCAGGACCGGGCCGAGCGCCTCGGCGTCGACCTGGCCGACTTACTGCTCAGCAAAGGGGCCAAGGAGATCCTGACGGTGGCCAGGCAGCTCAACGACGCCAGATAA
- the arcn1b gene encoding archain 1b has product MVLLAAAVCTKAGKAIVSRQFVEMTRTRIEGLLAAFPKLMNTGKQHTFVETDSVRYVYQPLEKLYMVLITTKNSNILEDLETLRLFSRVIPEYCRVLEESEISEHCFDLIFAFDEIVALGYRENVNLAQIRTFTEMDSHEEKVFRAVRETQEREAKAEMRRKAKELQQARRDAERSGKKVPAFGGFGSAGMTSVSSGSIITDTIVEPEKPKITPAPVRPSGPSKALKLGAKGKEVDNFVDKLKSEGETIMPTTGKRGSDVSKALPPPVNVESVHLRVEEKISLTCGRDGGLQNMEVLGMVTLRVTDDKNGRIRLIINNNDNKGLQLQTHPNVDKKLFTAESVIGLKNPEKSFPLNNDVGVLKWRLQTTDESLIPLTINCWPSESGSGCDVNIEYELQEESLELNDVVISIPVPSGVGAPVIGDLDGEYKHDSRRNVLEWCLPVIDANNKTGSLEFSIAGQPNDFFPISVSFVSKRNYCDIQVTKVTHVDGDSSIRFSSETSFVVDKYEIL; this is encoded by the exons ATG GTGCTGTTGGCAGCGGCGGTGTGCACCAAGGCCGGCAAGGCCATTGTATCGCGGCAGTTTGTGGAAATGACCCGGACACGTATTGAGGGTCTCCTGGCTGCGTTCCCTAAACTGATGAACACGGGCAAGCAGCATACCTTTGTGGAAACAGACAGTGTCCGCTATGTGTACCAGCCACTGGAGAAACTCTACATGGTGCTCATCACCACCAAGAACAGCAACATCCTGGAGGACCTGGAGACACTCAGACTCTTCTCCCGTGTG ATCCCAGAATACTGTCGTGTGCTGGAGGAGAGCGAAATATCGGAGCACTGTTTTGACCTGATCTTTGCCTTCGATGAGATTGTGGCACTAGGCTACAGAGAGAACGTCAACCTGGCTCAGATCCGCACCTTCACAGAGATGGACTCCCATGAGGAGAAGGTTTTCCGTGCTGTCAGAGAG ACTCAGGAAAGAGAGGCCaaggcagagatgaggaggaaggccaaggagctgcagcaggctaGGAGGGACGCTGAGCGTTCCGGAAAGAAGGTGCCAGCTTTCGGTGGCTTCGGTAGCGCCGGCATGACCAGCGTCTCCTCAGGGTCCATCATTACAGACACCATCGTTGAGCCTGAGAAGCCCAAAATCACACCGGCTCCAGTCAG accaAGTGGACCCAGTAAGGCTCTGAAACTGGGGGCTAAAGGGAAAGAGGTGGACAACTTTGTCGACAAGCTCAAGTCTGAGGGTGAAACCATCATGCCCACCACAGGAAAGAGAGGCTCAGATGTATCTAAAGCTCTACCACCACCAGTCAATGTGGAGAG TGTACATCTGCGTGTGGAGGAGAAGATCTCGCTGACTTGCGGCCGTGACGGCGGCCTACAGAACATGGAGGTGCTGGGTATGGTGACGCTCCGAGTCACAGACGACAAGAACGGACGCATCCGCCTCATTatcaacaacaatgacaacaaaggaCTGCAGCTGCAA ACACATCCCAATGTGGACAAGAAGTTGTTCACAGCTGAATCAGTGATTGGCCTGAAGAACCCAGAGAAGTCTTTCCCTCTCAACAATGACGTCGGTGTGCTGAAGTGGAGACTACAGACCACAGACGAGTCCCTCATACCTCTAACCA TAAACTGCTGGCCTTCAGAGAGCGGCAGTGGCTGTGATGTCAACATTGAAtatgagctgcaggaggagagccTCGAGCTCAACGATGTGGTCATCAGCATCCCTGTACC gtctGGTGTGGGGGCCCCTGTGATTGGTGATCTGGATGGAGAGTACAAACACGACAGCAGGCGAAATGTTCTGGAGTGGTGCCTACCTGTCATCGATGCCAACAACAAGACCGGCAGCCTGGAGTTCAGCATCGCCGGACAGCCCAATGACTTCTTCCCTATCAGCGTGTCCTTTGTGTCCAAACGCAACTACTGCGACATCCAG GTTACCAAAGTGACTCACGTAGATGGCGACAGCTCCATTAGATTCTCTTCAGAAACCTCCTTTGTTGTCGACAAATATGAAATCCTGTAA
- the LOC121608883 gene encoding ubiquitin-associated and SH3 domain-containing protein B-like isoform X2: protein MAAKEDLYSKILPRRLRQNRPGSVKCGSNLDVLLSMGFPRPRALKALVSTGGRSVQAACDWLFSHVDDPFLDDPLPREFVLYLRPSGPLQNQLSHFWQQSRVTCGKNKAHNIFPHITLCQFFMCADHKVEALCEALLTTVQQWRGRFPSPLPLELYTSSNFIGLFVEEQVADILKQFAADFATEAARKAEVHVEPHKKQLHVTLAYNFPTNHLPSLEKLAKGIEVKLGCDWLAVLFSRDIRFANHETLRVMYPYMPQNEDELELVPGDFVFMSPVDQSSTSEGWVYGTSLASGLSGLLPENYVSLADESDTWVFHGSHSFFSCGPSDRTSKERGMFDGLLDSRRPDNTSPGDTPSLSLICHPMQVLRISGSHSRQPKRTLFVCRHGERMDVVFGKHWLSLCSDSKGRYVRSNLNMPPSLPLWGDKRDYDMDAPITVFGSTQARLVGEALLESNTVIDFVYCSPSLRCVQTAQNILKGLQQDGKLKVRVEPGLFEWTKWVSGNSLPAWIPPTDLAAAHFSVDTTYRPLIPVSKLTVSEPYENYMSRSYQVTKDILSDCKNTGNNVLIVAHASSLEACTRQLQGRSPQSAKDFIQVVRKIPYLGFCSCEEQGDTGVWQLVDPPILPLTHGPNHSFDWRETLLQE from the exons GTTGTTCTCCCATGTGGACGACCCCTTCCTGGACGACCCTCTGCCCAGGGAGTTTGTCCTCTACCTGCGCCCCAGCGGACCTCTGCAGAACCAGCTCTCCCACTTCTGGCAACAGAGTCGGGTCACCTGTGGCAAAAACAAAGCCCACAACATTTTCCCTCACATCACCCTGTGCCAGTTCTTCATG TGTGCAGACCACAAAGTTGAAGCTCTATGCGAGGCCCTCCTGACCACCGTCCAGCAGTGGCGGGGTCGATTTCCCAGCCCGCTGCCTCTAGAGCTTTACACATCCTCCAATTTCATCGGCCTTTTCGTGGAGGAGCAGGTGGCCGACATCCTGAAGCAGTTTGCGGCCGACTTCGCGACAGAAGCTGCCAGGAAGGCAG AAGTCCACGTGGAGCCTCACAAGAAGCAGCTCCACGTAACTCTGGCCTACAACTTCCCCACCAATCACCTCCCATCACTGGAGAAACTGGCCAAGGGCATTGAAGTCAAGCTCGGCTGCGATTGGCTGGCAGTCCTGTTCTCCCGGGACATTCGCTTTGCAAACCATGAG ACCCTGCGGGTGATGTACCCCTACATGCCTCAGAACGAGGATGAGCTGGAGCTGGTTCCCGGAGATTTTGTCTTCATGTCTCCGGTGGATCAGAGCAGCACCAGTGAGGGCTGGGTGTACGGGACCTCGCTGGCCTCTGGGCTGTCCGGCCTGCTGCCTGAGAACTACGTCAGCTTGGCCGATGAGTCAGACACCTGGGTCTTCCATGG ATCCCATTCATTCTTCAGCTGTGGGCCCAGTGACAGGACCAGCAAGGAGAGAGGGATGTTTGACGGACTGCTGGACAGCCGACGCCCTGATAACACAAGTCCCGGAGACACACCCAGCCTCAGTCTCATTTGCCATCCAATGCAG GTCCTGCGGATCAGTGGCAGTCACTCTCGGCAGCCAAAGAGGACACTTTTTGTCTGCCGGCATGGTGAGAGGATGGATGTGGTCTTTGGCAAACACTGGCTCTCCCTCTGCTCCGACAGTAAAG GTCGATATGTACGTTCCAATCTGAACATGCCTCCCAGTTTGCCGCTGTGGGGAGACAAGAGAGATTATGACATGGACGCTCCCATCACTGTGTTTGGATCCACGCAGGCTCGACTAGTGG gtgagGCCCTCTTGGAGAGCAACACAGTGATAGACTTTGTGtactgctctccctctctgcgaTGTGTTCAGACTGCACAGAACATCCTGAAAG GTCTCCAGCAGGATGGTAAGCTGAAGGTGCGAGTGGAACCAGGGCTTTTTGAATGGACCAAGTGGGTTTCTGGGAACTCTCTCCCTGCATGGATACCGCCCACTGACCTGGCTGCAGCCCACTTCAGTGTGGACACAACGTACAG ACCTCTGATCCCAGTCAGCAAGCTCACTGTGTCTGAGCCCTATGAGAACTACATGAGCCGGAGCTACCAAGTGACCAAAGATATCCTGTCAGACTGCAAAAACACTG GAAACAACGTGCTGATTGTAGCCCACGCATCTTCCTTAGAGGCCTGCACACGCCAGCTGCAGGGCCGCAGCCCACAGAGCGCCAAGGACTTCATCCAAGTAGTCCGAAAG ATCCCGTACCTGGGCTTCTGCTCCTGTGAGGAGCAGGGGGACACGGGGGTGTGGCAGTTAGTCGACCCTCCCATCCTCCCCCTCACACATGGACCAAACCACAGCTTTGACTGGAGGGAGACGCTCCTACAAGAATGA
- the LOC121608883 gene encoding ubiquitin-associated and SH3 domain-containing protein B-like isoform X1, translated as MAAKEDLYSKILPRRLRQNRPGSVKCGSNLDVLLSMGFPRPRALKALVSTGGRSVQAACDWLFSHVDDPFLDDPLPREFVLYLRPSGPLQNQLSHFWQQSRVTCGKNKAHNIFPHITLCQFFMCADHKVEALCEALLTTVQQWRGRFPSPLPLELYTSSNFIGLFVEEQVADILKQFAADFATEAARKAEVHVEPHKKQLHVTLAYNFPTNHLPSLEKLAKGIEVKLGCDWLAVLFSRDIRFANHETLRVMYPYMPQNEDELELVPGDFVFMSPVDQSSTSEGWVYGTSLASGLSGLLPENYVSLADESDTWVFHGSHSFFSCGPSDRTSKERGMFDGLLDSRRPDNTSPGDTPSLSLICHPMQQVLRISGSHSRQPKRTLFVCRHGERMDVVFGKHWLSLCSDSKGRYVRSNLNMPPSLPLWGDKRDYDMDAPITVFGSTQARLVGEALLESNTVIDFVYCSPSLRCVQTAQNILKGLQQDGKLKVRVEPGLFEWTKWVSGNSLPAWIPPTDLAAAHFSVDTTYRPLIPVSKLTVSEPYENYMSRSYQVTKDILSDCKNTGNNVLIVAHASSLEACTRQLQGRSPQSAKDFIQVVRKIPYLGFCSCEEQGDTGVWQLVDPPILPLTHGPNHSFDWRETLLQE; from the exons GTTGTTCTCCCATGTGGACGACCCCTTCCTGGACGACCCTCTGCCCAGGGAGTTTGTCCTCTACCTGCGCCCCAGCGGACCTCTGCAGAACCAGCTCTCCCACTTCTGGCAACAGAGTCGGGTCACCTGTGGCAAAAACAAAGCCCACAACATTTTCCCTCACATCACCCTGTGCCAGTTCTTCATG TGTGCAGACCACAAAGTTGAAGCTCTATGCGAGGCCCTCCTGACCACCGTCCAGCAGTGGCGGGGTCGATTTCCCAGCCCGCTGCCTCTAGAGCTTTACACATCCTCCAATTTCATCGGCCTTTTCGTGGAGGAGCAGGTGGCCGACATCCTGAAGCAGTTTGCGGCCGACTTCGCGACAGAAGCTGCCAGGAAGGCAG AAGTCCACGTGGAGCCTCACAAGAAGCAGCTCCACGTAACTCTGGCCTACAACTTCCCCACCAATCACCTCCCATCACTGGAGAAACTGGCCAAGGGCATTGAAGTCAAGCTCGGCTGCGATTGGCTGGCAGTCCTGTTCTCCCGGGACATTCGCTTTGCAAACCATGAG ACCCTGCGGGTGATGTACCCCTACATGCCTCAGAACGAGGATGAGCTGGAGCTGGTTCCCGGAGATTTTGTCTTCATGTCTCCGGTGGATCAGAGCAGCACCAGTGAGGGCTGGGTGTACGGGACCTCGCTGGCCTCTGGGCTGTCCGGCCTGCTGCCTGAGAACTACGTCAGCTTGGCCGATGAGTCAGACACCTGGGTCTTCCATGG ATCCCATTCATTCTTCAGCTGTGGGCCCAGTGACAGGACCAGCAAGGAGAGAGGGATGTTTGACGGACTGCTGGACAGCCGACGCCCTGATAACACAAGTCCCGGAGACACACCCAGCCTCAGTCTCATTTGCCATCCAATGCAG CAGGTCCTGCGGATCAGTGGCAGTCACTCTCGGCAGCCAAAGAGGACACTTTTTGTCTGCCGGCATGGTGAGAGGATGGATGTGGTCTTTGGCAAACACTGGCTCTCCCTCTGCTCCGACAGTAAAG GTCGATATGTACGTTCCAATCTGAACATGCCTCCCAGTTTGCCGCTGTGGGGAGACAAGAGAGATTATGACATGGACGCTCCCATCACTGTGTTTGGATCCACGCAGGCTCGACTAGTGG gtgagGCCCTCTTGGAGAGCAACACAGTGATAGACTTTGTGtactgctctccctctctgcgaTGTGTTCAGACTGCACAGAACATCCTGAAAG GTCTCCAGCAGGATGGTAAGCTGAAGGTGCGAGTGGAACCAGGGCTTTTTGAATGGACCAAGTGGGTTTCTGGGAACTCTCTCCCTGCATGGATACCGCCCACTGACCTGGCTGCAGCCCACTTCAGTGTGGACACAACGTACAG ACCTCTGATCCCAGTCAGCAAGCTCACTGTGTCTGAGCCCTATGAGAACTACATGAGCCGGAGCTACCAAGTGACCAAAGATATCCTGTCAGACTGCAAAAACACTG GAAACAACGTGCTGATTGTAGCCCACGCATCTTCCTTAGAGGCCTGCACACGCCAGCTGCAGGGCCGCAGCCCACAGAGCGCCAAGGACTTCATCCAAGTAGTCCGAAAG ATCCCGTACCTGGGCTTCTGCTCCTGTGAGGAGCAGGGGGACACGGGGGTGTGGCAGTTAGTCGACCCTCCCATCCTCCCCCTCACACATGGACCAAACCACAGCTTTGACTGGAGGGAGACGCTCCTACAAGAATGA